The following proteins are co-located in the Pseudomonas cavernae genome:
- a CDS encoding co-regulatory protein PtrA N-terminal domain-containing protein encodes MKAMKALFVIAALTASSLAMAAGGGDRTFARMEQAQKVSMAAYRLAQKQETEAPVAESKAKSADHANC; translated from the coding sequence ATGAAAGCCATGAAAGCTCTGTTCGTAATCGCCGCTCTGACTGCCTCCTCCCTGGCCATGGCCGCCGGTGGCGGTGACCGGACCTTCGCGCGTATGGAGCAGGCCCAGAAAGTCTCGATGGCGGCCTACCGGCTTGCACAGAAGCAGGAGACTGAAGCCCCGGTAGCTGAAAGCAAGGCGAAGTCGGCCGATCACGCCAATTGCTGA
- a CDS encoding copper resistance system multicopper oxidase — protein MQSKTSRRTFVKGLAAGGILAGLGLWRTPVWAVTSPGLPSVLTGSEFDLFIGETPVNITGSPRTAMTINGTLPGPLLRWREGDTITLRVKNRLDEDTSIHWHGIILPANMDGVPGLSFHGIAPDGMYEYRFKVQQNGTYWYHSHSGLQEQAGVYGPLVIDAKDPEPFQYDRDYVVMLSDWTDEDPDRVMAKLKKQSDYYNFHKRTVGDFINDVSENGWSAAVADRKMWAEMKMSPTDLADVSGYTYTYLMNGQAPNGNWTGIFKPGEKLRLRFINGSAMSYFDVRIPGLKMTVVAADGQRVNPVSVDEFRIAVAETYDVIVEPANEDAYTIFAQSMDRTGYARGTLAVREGLSAAVPETDPRPLIGMGDMGMDHGNMGGMGNSDMAGMDHSKMAGMGNGDMAGMDHSKMAGMGNGDMAGMDHSKMAGMGNGDMAGMDHSKMAGMAGMQSHPASENGSPLVDMQTMSPTPKLDDPGIGLRNNGRRVLTYADLRSTFPDPDGREPSRTVELHLTGHMEKFSWSFDGIKFSDAQPLRLKYGERLRITLVNDTMMTHPVHLHGMWSDLEDENGNFMVRKHTIDMPPGSKRSYRVTADALGRWAYHCHLLLHMEMGMFREVRVDE, from the coding sequence ATGCAATCCAAAACCTCTAGGCGAACCTTCGTCAAAGGCCTGGCCGCCGGCGGCATACTCGCCGGTCTCGGCCTGTGGCGCACACCGGTATGGGCAGTGACCAGCCCGGGCCTGCCGAGCGTGCTCACCGGCAGCGAATTTGACCTGTTCATCGGCGAAACCCCAGTGAACATCACCGGCTCACCGCGTACGGCGATGACCATCAACGGCACCTTGCCGGGTCCTCTGCTACGTTGGCGGGAAGGCGACACGATCACGCTGCGGGTCAAGAATCGCCTGGATGAGGACACCTCCATCCACTGGCACGGCATCATCCTGCCCGCCAACATGGACGGCGTCCCCGGCCTGAGTTTCCACGGCATCGCGCCGGATGGCATGTACGAGTACAGGTTCAAGGTCCAGCAGAACGGCACCTACTGGTACCACAGCCATTCGGGGCTGCAGGAGCAGGCCGGCGTCTATGGCCCGCTCGTGATCGATGCCAAAGACCCCGAACCGTTCCAGTACGACCGCGACTACGTCGTGATGCTGTCCGACTGGACCGACGAAGACCCTGATCGTGTCATGGCCAAGCTCAAGAAGCAGTCGGACTACTACAACTTCCACAAACGCACCGTCGGCGATTTCATCAACGATGTGAGCGAGAACGGCTGGTCCGCCGCCGTGGCCGATCGGAAGATGTGGGCCGAGATGAAGATGAGCCCCACCGATCTCGCCGACGTCAGCGGTTACACCTACACCTACCTGATGAACGGCCAGGCGCCCAACGGCAACTGGACCGGCATCTTCAAACCAGGCGAGAAGCTCCGCCTGCGCTTCATCAACGGCTCGGCCATGAGCTATTTCGATGTGCGCATCCCGGGTTTGAAAATGACCGTGGTGGCCGCCGATGGCCAGCGCGTCAATCCGGTCAGCGTCGATGAGTTCCGCATCGCAGTCGCGGAAACCTATGACGTGATCGTCGAGCCAGCCAATGAAGATGCCTACACCATCTTCGCTCAATCCATGGATCGCACTGGCTATGCCCGCGGCACCCTGGCCGTGCGTGAAGGCTTGAGCGCAGCCGTTCCCGAGACTGATCCCCGCCCGCTGATCGGGATGGGTGACATGGGCATGGACCATGGAAACATGGGCGGCATGGGCAATAGCGACATGGCTGGCATGGACCACAGCAAGATGGCTGGCATGGGCAATGGCGACATGGCCGGCATGGATCACAGCAAGATGGCTGGCATGGGCAATGGCGACATGGCCGGCATGGACCACAGCAAGATGGCTGGCATGGGCAATGGCGACATGGCCGGCATGGACCACAGCAAGATGGCTGGCATGGCCGGAATGCAGTCGCACCCAGCCTCTGAGAACGGCAGTCCGCTGGTCGACATGCAGACCATGTCACCGACACCGAAACTGGATGATCCGGGCATTGGCTTGCGGAACAACGGCCGTAGGGTTCTCACCTATGCCGATCTCAGAAGCACCTTCCCCGATCCCGATGGGCGAGAGCCGAGCCGCACAGTCGAATTGCACCTGACCGGCCACATGGAGAAGTTCTCCTGGTCATTCGACGGCATCAAGTTCTCCGATGCGCAGCCCCTACGCCTCAAGTACGGCGAGCGGCTACGGATCACCCTGGTGAACGACACCATGATGACCCACCCCGTCCACCTGCACGGCATGTGGAGTGACCTGGAGGATGAGAACGGCAACTTCATGGTGCGCAAGCACACCATCGACATGCCACCCGGCTCGAAGCGCAGCTACCGCGTCACCGCGGATGCCCTCGGCCGCTGGGCCTACCACTGCCACCTGTTGCTGCACATGGAAATGGGTATGTTCCGCGAAGTCCGTGTGGATGAATAA
- a CDS encoding copper resistance protein CopB, which yields MSNYLNRKTLIGGALSVGLMAALLVPAAMAGEKTLADHQKGQAAESQKMDHSQMNHGQMDHSKMMQSMGHDGMDHSKMAHGSMNHEPKANQAAADRDHDQ from the coding sequence ATGAGCAACTACCTGAATCGCAAAACCCTGATTGGCGGTGCTTTGTCAGTTGGCCTGATGGCCGCCCTGTTGGTGCCCGCAGCCATGGCCGGCGAGAAAACTCTCGCCGATCATCAGAAGGGCCAGGCTGCCGAGTCGCAGAAAATGGACCATAGCCAGATGAACCATGGGCAGATGGATCACAGCAAGATGATGCAGTCGATGGGCCACGACGGCATGGATCACAGCAAGATGGCTCATGGCTCGATGAACCATGAACCCAAAGCTAACCAGGCCGCTGCGGATCGAGATCATGACCAGTAG
- a CDS encoding copper resistance protein B, with protein MTSSFTRPTLLAAAVSLSTITAGVANAAEAMDHSMHASPSAPAAVEAKPAAAAKATPAKQPPASGGQMDHSAMGHGSMQSMDYSQMGSMDHGSMDHSQMNHGQTDQRPSDSMDHGAMDHDKMNQGSADEGPGTTSRTPIPVLTDADREAAFPPLPGHAVHDKLLNSFFLLDQLEYQDADEGSALNWDASGWIGGDVDRLWLRSEGERTNGVTEEAEIQALWGHAIGPWWDVVTGVRQDFKPGSPQTWGAFGIQGMALYAFEAEATAFIGENGQTAARLEGDYDILLTNRLILQPTAEVNFYGKNDPERGIGSGLANTEVGLRLRYEIVREFAPYIGVTWNRAYGNTADLARDDGEDDNEARFVAGIRVWF; from the coding sequence ATGACCAGTAGCTTTACCCGTCCGACCCTGCTTGCGGCAGCCGTTTCGCTCAGCACCATTACGGCCGGTGTGGCGAACGCAGCCGAGGCCATGGACCATTCGATGCACGCGTCGCCTTCCGCGCCTGCCGCGGTAGAAGCGAAACCCGCAGCGGCTGCTAAAGCCACGCCAGCCAAGCAGCCCCCTGCCAGCGGCGGGCAGATGGATCATTCGGCCATGGGACATGGCTCCATGCAGTCCATGGACTATAGCCAGATGGGTTCGATGGACCACGGCTCCATGGATCACAGCCAGATGAATCATGGACAGACGGACCAGCGCCCATCTGACTCCATGGACCACGGCGCCATGGATCACGACAAGATGAACCAGGGCAGCGCTGACGAAGGACCCGGGACAACGAGCCGCACTCCGATTCCGGTCCTGACCGATGCCGATCGCGAAGCAGCGTTCCCGCCGCTGCCTGGCCACGCGGTGCATGACAAGCTGCTCAACTCTTTCTTCTTGCTCGACCAACTGGAATACCAGGACGCCGATGAGGGCAGCGCACTGAATTGGGATGCCAGCGGCTGGATCGGCGGCGACGTCGATCGTCTGTGGTTGCGCTCCGAGGGCGAACGTACCAATGGCGTGACCGAGGAGGCCGAGATCCAAGCCCTCTGGGGACACGCCATTGGTCCTTGGTGGGACGTGGTCACCGGTGTCCGACAGGACTTCAAACCCGGCTCACCACAAACCTGGGGCGCTTTCGGCATCCAGGGCATGGCGCTCTATGCCTTCGAGGCTGAGGCCACCGCGTTCATCGGCGAGAACGGTCAGACCGCCGCTCGGCTGGAGGGCGACTACGACATCCTGCTCACCAACCGCCTGATCCTGCAGCCGACTGCCGAAGTGAATTTCTACGGCAAGAACGACCCTGAGCGCGGTATTGGCTCCGGCCTGGCCAATACCGAGGTTGGCCTCAGGCTGCGCTATGAAATCGTCCGCGAGTTCGCGCCCTACATCGGCGTCACCTGGAATCGCGCCTACGGCAATACCGCCGACCTGGCTCGCGATGACGGTGAGGACGATAACGAAGCGCGCTTCGTCGCGGGTATTCGTGTGTGGTTCTGA
- a CDS encoding c-type cytochrome has protein sequence MKRTIKTLAITGTVTAVAVAGVVYAGLVNVGADDPHFAAVHALLATARDRSIEVRARNIEVPNLNDEALIRAGAGNYNSMCIGCHLAPGVAETELSQSLYPAPPNLTKVGVDGSPSAAFWIIKHGIKSTGMPAWGKSMSDPYIWGIVAFLQQLPTLDAEKYRALVASSGGHQHGGGETKMHNHEGQHGSGKPASAGQHGASGEDHHAGQPAEAEGGASHHDSDGARNEAAPAPKTHTHADGKEHVHEG, from the coding sequence ATGAAAAGAACAATCAAAACCTTGGCTATTACGGGTACGGTGACGGCCGTGGCTGTCGCCGGTGTGGTCTACGCAGGCCTGGTAAACGTGGGGGCTGACGACCCGCATTTCGCCGCTGTGCACGCCTTGCTGGCTACCGCGCGTGACCGCTCGATCGAGGTCAGGGCGCGCAATATCGAAGTTCCGAACCTTAACGATGAAGCCCTGATTCGCGCAGGGGCTGGCAACTACAACTCCATGTGCATTGGCTGTCACCTGGCTCCTGGCGTTGCCGAAACCGAGTTGAGTCAGAGTTTGTATCCCGCCCCGCCGAACCTGACGAAAGTGGGTGTGGATGGCAGCCCATCTGCCGCTTTCTGGATCATCAAGCACGGCATCAAGTCCACCGGCATGCCGGCCTGGGGCAAGAGCATGAGCGATCCCTACATCTGGGGCATCGTGGCCTTCCTCCAGCAGTTGCCGACGCTCGATGCCGAGAAGTACCGGGCTCTGGTGGCAAGCAGTGGGGGTCACCAGCATGGTGGCGGCGAAACTAAAATGCATAACCATGAAGGCCAGCACGGCAGCGGCAAGCCAGCCAGCGCTGGGCAGCATGGCGCCAGTGGCGAAGATCATCATGCTGGTCAGCCCGCCGAGGCAGAGGGCGGGGCTAGCCATCATGACTCGGATGGCGCTCGAAACGAAGCTGCGCCCGCGCCCAAAACGCACACCCACGCCGATGGCAAAGAGCACGTCCATGAAGGCTAA
- a CDS encoding DUF411 domain-containing protein, giving the protein MASTAQATEALTIDVHRDANCGCCKKWIAHLETNGFKVNDQVEANMSAVKQRLGVVPRLASCHTAVIDGKFVEGHVPAAQVIELSKRSDLLGIAVPGMPAGSPGMEVGDKRQAFEVIGLSKAGTDEVIAEYPAN; this is encoded by the coding sequence ATGGCCTCTACAGCTCAGGCGACAGAGGCGCTGACAATTGACGTCCATCGTGACGCCAATTGCGGCTGCTGCAAGAAGTGGATCGCGCACCTCGAAACCAATGGTTTCAAGGTCAACGATCAAGTCGAAGCCAACATGAGTGCGGTCAAGCAACGCCTGGGCGTTGTCCCACGGCTGGCGTCCTGCCACACCGCGGTGATCGACGGCAAGTTCGTCGAGGGGCATGTTCCTGCTGCACAGGTCATTGAGCTGAGCAAACGATCCGATCTGCTCGGGATCGCCGTTCCGGGCATGCCGGCAGGCTCTCCCGGCATGGAGGTCGGCGACAAACGGCAGGCCTTCGAGGTCATCGGCTTGAGCAAAGCCGGAACGGATGAAGTGATCGCCGAATATCCGGCAAACTAA
- a CDS encoding heavy metal response regulator transcription factor: MKLLIVEDEPKTGQYLRQGLSEAGFVAELSTDGNSGEQLALSGDYDLLILDVMLPGRDGWQILASMRAAGLAVPVLFLTARDAVDDRVRGLELGADDYLVKPFAFTELLARVRSLLRRSQSGPQETQLQLADLSLDLLRRRAERSGRRIDLTAKEFALLELLLRRQGEVLPKSLIASQVWDMNFDSDTNVIEVAIRRLRAKVDEGFASPLIHTVRGMGYVLEARG, encoded by the coding sequence ATGAAACTGCTGATCGTCGAAGACGAACCCAAGACCGGCCAGTACCTGCGCCAGGGCCTGAGCGAGGCAGGCTTCGTCGCCGAACTGAGCACCGACGGCAACAGCGGCGAGCAGCTGGCGCTGTCCGGCGACTACGACCTGCTGATCCTCGACGTGATGCTGCCCGGCCGCGACGGCTGGCAGATCCTCGCCAGCATGCGCGCCGCCGGCCTCGCTGTGCCGGTGCTGTTTCTCACCGCCCGCGATGCGGTGGATGACCGCGTGCGCGGCCTGGAATTGGGCGCCGACGATTACCTGGTCAAACCCTTCGCCTTCACCGAGCTGCTTGCCCGCGTGCGCAGCCTGCTGCGCCGCAGCCAGAGCGGCCCGCAGGAGACCCAGCTGCAGCTGGCCGACCTGTCCCTCGACCTGTTGCGCCGCCGCGCCGAACGCAGTGGCCGGCGTATCGACCTGACCGCCAAAGAGTTCGCCCTGCTGGAACTGCTGCTGCGCCGCCAGGGCGAGGTGCTGCCCAAGTCGCTGATCGCCTCGCAGGTGTGGGACATGAACTTCGACAGCGACACCAACGTCATCGAGGTCGCCATCCGCCGCCTACGCGCCAAGGTCGACGAGGGCTTCGCCAGCCCGCTGATCCATACCGTGCGCGGCATGGGCTATGTGCTGGAGGCACGCGGCTGA